Proteins encoded in a region of the Zunongwangia endophytica genome:
- the murD gene encoding UDP-N-acetylmuramoyl-L-alanine--D-glutamate ligase, producing MNKKIVILGGGESGVGTAILAKKEGYKIWLSDKGKIKKKYKKVLEHLDINWEEEKHTDAQIFDADVVMKSPGIPDTVPMIKALREKGIPVISEIEFAAEYTNAVIVGITGSNGKTTTTKFANHLLKDGALKVGMAGNVGDSFAKQVAETNPDYYVLELSSFQLDGIENFRPHIAILTNITPDHLDRYDYKFENYINSKFRITKNQTEEDYFIYDADDEVITNWLKNNKVKAQLLPFSLEKKLVNGAYIEKDKIIIKTQNTEFTMSTSDLTLEGKHNAKNAMAAATVAKLLKIRKNTIRESMESFQGVEHRLEKVLKINNVQYINDSKATNVNATYYALESMEGQTVWILGGVDKGNVYDELLPLVNEKVKAIICLGVDNTKIINSFGNCVETLVETESMSEAVKMAYRLSEKGDAVLLSPACASFDLFENYEDRGRQFKEAVRNL from the coding sequence TTGAATAAAAAGATCGTCATACTTGGTGGTGGAGAAAGTGGTGTAGGCACTGCAATTTTGGCTAAAAAAGAAGGCTACAAAATATGGCTTTCAGACAAAGGAAAAATAAAAAAAAAGTATAAAAAAGTTCTTGAACATCTTGATATAAACTGGGAAGAAGAAAAGCATACGGATGCTCAAATTTTTGATGCAGATGTGGTGATGAAGAGTCCTGGTATTCCAGATACGGTGCCGATGATTAAAGCACTTCGGGAAAAAGGGATTCCTGTTATTTCTGAAATAGAATTTGCTGCGGAATATACCAATGCTGTTATCGTAGGGATTACCGGAAGTAATGGAAAAACCACCACTACAAAATTTGCAAATCATCTTTTAAAAGATGGTGCCTTAAAAGTAGGAATGGCTGGTAATGTTGGGGATAGTTTTGCAAAACAAGTTGCTGAAACCAATCCCGATTATTATGTGTTGGAGCTTAGTAGCTTTCAGTTAGATGGCATCGAAAATTTTAGGCCGCATATTGCGATTTTGACCAATATAACACCCGATCATTTAGATCGATATGATTATAAATTTGAGAATTATATCAATTCTAAATTCAGGATTACAAAGAACCAAACAGAGGAAGATTATTTTATTTATGACGCAGATGACGAGGTTATTACAAACTGGCTGAAAAATAATAAAGTTAAAGCACAGTTATTGCCATTCTCGCTGGAGAAAAAGCTGGTGAATGGCGCATATATAGAAAAAGACAAAATTATCATAAAGACACAAAATACAGAGTTTACTATGAGTACTTCAGATTTAACATTAGAGGGTAAACATAACGCAAAGAATGCAATGGCAGCGGCTACAGTAGCAAAGCTACTTAAGATTAGAAAGAACACTATTCGTGAGAGTATGGAGAGTTTTCAGGGAGTAGAGCACCGCTTGGAAAAAGTACTTAAAATTAATAATGTTCAGTATATAAACGATTCTAAAGCTACAAACGTAAATGCAACGTACTACGCTTTAGAAAGTATGGAAGGCCAAACCGTTTGGATCTTAGGCGGCGTTGATAAAGGGAATGTTTATGATGAACTTTTGCCATTGGTAAACGAAAAAGTAAAAGCTATTATTTGCCTTGGTGTAGATAATACTAAGATCATTAATTCTTTTGGGAATTGTGTAGAGACTTTGGTAGAAACTGAAAGTATGAGTGAAGCGGTAAAAATGGCTTATCGACTTTCTGAAAAAGGAGATGCCGTATTACTTTCGCCGGCTTGTGCAAGTTTTGATTTATTTGAAAACTACGAAGACCGCGGAAGACAGTTTAAAGAAGCAGTTAGAAATTTATAG